Sequence from the Mycosarcoma maydis chromosome 4, whole genome shotgun sequence genome:
ATTTGCCGTTCGATACATCAAGATTGTCCCCCTCGCCGCTCACACGCCCAACTACAACTTTTCCATCTGGCATGTCGCACTCGCCGGCGTCAGCGATCCTCTCCTCGTCTCCCGTGTCGCACAGAGCTACCAAAACCATCGACAATCCACCGCCACGCGTCTCATTCTCAAACACCTTCGAGAACACGGTCACCACACCGCATTTCAAGCTTTGCTACAGTCTTCCCGCCTTGCACCCCCAACGCACTCAGACGCTGCACCACAACAGCCCAAGTTGCTCCCCTACAGTCCACACCGCCCCTTTGAGCATCCTCTCCTCACCACACTCTTTGATGCGCTCGTTCGACGCGGTAGCTGggaccaagtcgagctctGTCTCAATCGCGCTGCCTACGGCGACCTCCTCGACACTACTCACAGCGGCTCGTCTACACCCATCTCTCCAGGCGCAACTGGCGCTGGTCTAGCATCGCCTTTGATCGCAACCCTCTCCCGCAGCGGTGTATGGACGCAGCCATGGCAAAAGTCCATGTTCTCTTCCTACATCTCCCGCCAGATTCCCAAAGCCAGCTGGTCCCAAATTCATCCTCTGGCGTCTATCTCGCTCCATCATTCCCACTCCCACTCCCATTCCTCCGAGCCTGCTGCCAAATCCTCCGCAGCACCCTCAGGAAGGGGTGGCCATGCCATGGTCTTTGATGCAGACAAAGGCATCGCCTACCTCTTTGGCGGATGGGACGGTCAGCGAGACCTTTCCGACCTGTGGGCCTACCACGTCGGCGAGAATCGGTGGCGCCTGATTTCGTCCGACACCCAATTGCAAGGCGGTCCCAGCCCGAGAAGCTGCCACAAGATGTGTCTCGACGAAAAGAGCGGATGCATCTACCTCCTCGGTCGCTACATTGATTACGAAAGCGTCCACCAATCCGAGGCAATGCCagccgactcgatcgcCCACACCACTCGCCCCGCTGTCAACTCTTCTTCCAACTCTTCctcggcggcggtggcagcaccGCCTCCTGTGACGccttcctcttccaccgCACGCACCACACGCGCCAACTTTCTCGCGCGTTATCCAGAGTCGATCACTCGCGACATTCACATGAACTTGGATGACTATTTGATACAACCCCAAGACTCGCCCATCGAGGCGTTCGGCCAAGTGGACCAGACGACTACATCACGCGGAGCATCAGCCGCGCGCGGGGCAGTCTCGGCTGGATCCACACCGGCGCCAGCGTCCAACTCGGAAGCCTCGCCCTTACTCACGAGCAGTAGCTTTGCGGACTCAACCGCAAGATCGTCAAGAGCTTCCTCGCGTCTTCACAACAGCGTACGATCCGACTCACAGCAGCGACCGCCTTCCCTCTCGTCTCCACCGGGTCGCGAAGCCGACTTTTTCCGCTTCTCGACTCGTTCAGAGAAGTGGGAAAGGCTCAGCACCGATACCTACGCTGACGGAGGCCCCAAACTCATCTTTGACCACGGTCTCGTCATTGATGCACAGGACCAGATGATGTACGTCTTTGGTGGCCGCGTCACCGATCCCGACCCGGCCAAGTTTGAGTTCAGCGGCATGTGGCGCTACGATATCATTCAACGTAGCTGGACCTTTCTCTTTGACGATCGCACTTCCAATGGCGCCAAGATCCTCAGCCGATCCGGACACAGcatgctgctcgacagcggCCGTCCCGGTGCGTCTGGCATTTCGCCTTCGCACACGCGCCAGATCTGGATCCTCGGAGGTCAGCGCGGTGCCTCGGCGACGTTTTTGGCCGACATGTACACGTACAACTTGGCTACCGGCGCTGTTCGAGAAGTGTCGCGCAACACGGCGCACAACGGTCCCGAGGCTGCTTTCACCCAACGAGCTACGATCGACGTTGCGGCTCGAGAGATCAGCGTCTTTATCGGACTCATTGGCAGTCGCAATGAACGAAAGAGAAGTGCATTTTGGATCTATAGCATCCCCAGATCATCATGGCGCAAGGTGTATCAGTACGAAGGCGGCAAGCGCTCCGAGTTTGCCTCGGAAGCTATCACTGGCGCGCTGGCCAATACGCAAGCGCTAGGACTTTACGGTAGCGATGACGCGGCGCTTGGTTCTACGGCTGgcctcgacgccgacggTGAGCTGGAGGGAGACCAAGTTCCCGAATCCGGTCCTCTGCAAGCACTGCCGAGTTACTCGGACGAGATTaacaccgacgacgaggagatGCCCCTCGAGCCATCCACCAATAGCTGGACCGCGTATGCTGGGCAGAATACGTTGGAGCCTCTCGGCGGTGCCTCGGCGCAtccggcagcagccacatCCAGCATCACCAGCCCATCTACGGCTAATTCTACCCGCGCAAGGCGCCAAAGTGGAACAGGTGCGGCCAATGCAGTGCAGGCGACAGAACCGCAGCCGAGATACGCAGCACAGCTGGTGTTTGACGACCGTAAGAAGGTCTACTACCTGCATGGAGGCAACCCCGAGGACGCTTCCGATCGATCGTATCGCCTCGATGATTTTTGGCGTCTGACTTTGCTCCGTCCCACTCCGGGCGAGATTCTGCGCAGAGCCAAGTTCCGCGTGAGAAGACAACGATTCCTCGAGATGACTCGCAACCTGGCACCGACGTTGAacgactcggacgaagaCGTGACTGCAGccgtagcagcagcaacagcaacagcaacagcaacagcaacagcaa
This genomic interval carries:
- a CDS encoding uncharacterized protein (related to Muskelin) produces the protein MASTSVAMDTNHDTAPLQQLLSLTNAPLKYTIAQASSWSGTYHPTNILHNRPHEMYSRWSGSSQHAANSALSVPTAATTSSSSTATAMGVNPSSYLANPSNPALASTPNLVPASNSSHTSSPSSTASAATLGASQSASSRRTATVTVAAAGTIPAQSHKQYIVLKLEKLSVVRSITFGKYHKPHPCNLRDFKVYGATSIDSLLPSLSLNGRPPASKRLLRGGLKNDAIPETFELRWLEDAATGSGSGSSIESSTLLPADGEPDRRSATNALVNTGNAVPFAVRYIKIVPLAAHTPNYNFSIWHVALAGVSDPLLVSRVAQSYQNHRQSTATRLILKHLREHGHHTAFQALLQSSRLAPPTHSDAAPQQPKLLPYSPHRPFEHPLLTTLFDALVRRGSWDQVELCLNRAAYGDLLDTTHSGSSTPISPGATGAGLASPLIATLSRSGVWTQPWQKSMFSSYISRQIPKASWSQIHPLASISLHHSHSHSHSSEPAAKSSAAPSGRGGHAMVFDADKGIAYLFGGWDGQRDLSDLWAYHVGENRWRLISSDTQLQGGPSPRSCHKMCLDEKSGCIYLLGRYIDYESVHQSEAMPADSIAHTTRPAVNSSSNSSSAAVAAPPPVTPSSSTARTTRANFLARYPESITRDIHMNLDDYLIQPQDSPIEAFGQVDQTTTSRGASAARGAVSAGSTPAPASNSEASPLLTSSSFADSTARSSRASSRLHNSVRSDSQQRPPSLSSPPGREADFFRFSTRSEKWERLSTDTYADGGPKLIFDHGLVIDAQDQMMYVFGGRVTDPDPAKFEFSGMWRYDIIQRSWTFLFDDRTSNGAKILSRSGHSMLLDSGRPGASGISPSHTRQIWILGGQRGASATFLADMYTYNLATGAVREVSRNTAHNGPEAAFTQRATIDVAAREISVFIGLIGSRNERKRSAFWIYSIPRSSWRKVYQYEGGKRSEFASEAITGALANTQALGLYGSDDAALGSTAGLDADGELEGDQVPESGPLQALPSYSDEINTDDEEMPLEPSTNSWTAYAGQNTLEPLGGASAHPAAATSSITSPSTANSTRARRQSGTGAANAVQATEPQPRYAAQLVFDDRKKVYYLHGGNPEDASDRSYRLDDFWRLTLLRPTPGEILRRAKFRVRRQRFLEMTRNLAPTLNDSDEDVTAAVAAATATATATATATATAAATAATASASASSSSPSLAATQPGFVLDGGPRLGLEALMYLQTEVGAVVDHSDEWESRLFRRLMSHLLNAEMGSVSNDGASAGRKPSLAGDLISADETLVAADRGVSSGGIGSSPLNPNVNMGSTDVWSGAAGSKRTREEAETDEAELASSVSSLMSGDDAGSEMMLSASQVLQHRNRKVAAARTLPTVHVREDEGRPSSLYVERTKLYRELIEYFNPELVEPRAELGGCIEVALGG